A stretch of Planifilum fimeticola DNA encodes these proteins:
- the cmpA gene encoding cortex morphogenetic protein CmpA, protein MPRWLRKQLMRAFHGKDRWQIRYLNECWFTFCKKDRTSLGG, encoded by the coding sequence ATGCCCAGATGGCTGCGAAAACAGCTGATGCGGGCCTTCCACGGCAAGGACCGGTGGCAGATCCGCTATCTGAACGAGTGTTGGTTCACCTTTTGCAAAAAAGACCGAACATCCTTGGGGGGCTGA